The following proteins are co-located in the Malus sylvestris chromosome 13, drMalSylv7.2, whole genome shotgun sequence genome:
- the LOC126596938 gene encoding classical arabinogalactan protein 27-like yields MASFWLNVALMMALMASPLLSFNSKASSISASPAFFTNSPPSSNLQGLVPPEIAPLLPSPGPEVPTTPTDSSIPTIPSNPSPLNLDDPPYPALSPFGSLPASSGASADLVWTLKVATFAFSAACVLVHAVSFLGCKYLLWDT; encoded by the coding sequence ATGGCCTCTTTTTGGTTAAATGTAGCCCTCATGATGGCTCTCATGGCCTCACCTCTTCTTTCCTTCAATTCAAAAGCGTCAAGCATCTCAGCTTCCCCAGCATTCTTCACCAATTCCCCTCCATCTTCTAATCTGCAAGGACTCGTACCTCCAGAAATAGCTCCACTTTTGCCATCTCCAGGTCCTGAGGTGCCTACCACTCCAACTGATTCCTCCATACCCACCATTCCCTCCAACCCgagccctctgaatctcgacgACCCGCCTTACCCTGCACTTTCACCATTTGGGTCATTGCCAGCTTCTTCAGGAGCATCTGCAGATTTAGTTTGGACTCTAAAGGTTGCTACTTTTGCATTTTCAGCTGCATGTGTATTGGTTCATGCAGTTAGTTTCTTAGGGTGTAAGTATTTGTTGTGGGATACATGA
- the LOC126597534 gene encoding serine/threonine-protein kinase RUNKEL-like: protein MNQYHIYEAIGHGKCSTVYKGRKKKTIEYFAIKSVEKSQKSKLLQEVKILHTLDHQNILKFYWWYETSAHLWLVLEYCVGGNLMTLLNQDKQLPEESIHDLGCDLVRALLFLHSKGIIYCDLKPSNILLDENGRTKLCDFGLARKLSDISQIPSSSLPQAKRGTPCYMAPELFEEGGVHSYASDFWALGCVLYECYAGRPPFVGREFTQLVKSIISDPTPALPGTPSRSFVNLINFLLIKDPAERIQWPELCGHAFWRTKLTLVPLPPQPAFDNMLEQYARPCLSERNGDKSSQIRTPKSCQKDVKGTFKQDENTILGANGHETPVKGTPGSRRTQAKVSGRGVGEKQKDPSGATRGVNLLRLSRIAKQNLQRENEKENYRRPVSTNTENDSEVKIENTDMELDFNENTEDDTHDESDGSDIQACPPDNKFSSQHQGKMEEMENNLNQSDALPVVSTPASDESGVHDQEPSPQSIEMAAIPPSASPQIKNQRFKEGSGSAVDYDSSKSPNNLSQVLWHPSDLSVRPVMPSRKSDKNSEVIPSLPFEALQASDFVKISKEQLDALNSKIIAIFNGNSSIGEKQNVIRYLEMLSNNADAANILTNGPIMLLLVKMLRLSKALALRVQLASLVGLLIRHSTFIQDDLADSGILGSLADGLRDKQEKVRRFSMAALGELLFYISTQSEHADSNPAESPSKESRSTSGWQVSNALLSLVSSILRKGEDDLTQLYALRTIENICSQAGPWAARLTSQDMINNLCYLYRAAGKQESMRLTAGSCLVRLVRFNPPSIQPVIEKLSLKDIASALVKGSLREQQISLNLLNMAMLGSHVFTNVGRYLLPLMEDKNLVPSLVSLIDQGSEVLKGKALVFVALLCKSSRRWLPHFFCHAKLLSAVDRLVKEKDRYVQQCLEASVCVVASAIPSLLDTITGDIQKMMGGRRHGYQSPLNSRAAPKTNVYTFPVVLHLLRSLSFKRKVVNEQVLQQLANLMKLVETPFQGRDDFQITLLRILESVSEESHVILESPDIFIREVLPSLAVLYKGNKDGDARFLCLKILFDVMVIFLNEQSEDQQRSKELESISNKNFLPLYPSLIEDEDPIPLYAQKLLVMLIEFNYIKIADILNLKIVSQCFEFLLGDLSSANVNNVMLCLALTSAPEMETKLLSQLKVVRKIGNLLEFVYAKDMEDFLEPTLGLCRAFLVRSVSGRKGFIYSKEPDLLGDASSEASGADQQQGIRDIMDFGSNVGVLLELSRSYGGNVADLASECVVLLLKAAPREATAGLLTNLPKVTAVLESWRRGASHLLVLRMLHALGYSCRQYLLHAMILSISIPEISRIEGIVSEIKSSGVHVLATAAFHVAVELQRLPRCL, encoded by the exons ATGAACCAGTACCACATCTACGAAGCCATTGGCCACGGAAAATGCTCG ACTGTGTACaaagggaggaagaagaagacgattGAGTACTTCGCGATTAAGAGCGTCGAGAAGTCACAGAAGAGCAAGCTTCTCCAAGAA GTGAAGATTCTTCACACTCTAGATCATCAAAATATCCTCAAGTTTTACTGGTG GTATGAAACTTCTGCTCACTTGTGGTTGGTTTTGGAGTATTGCGTTGGGGGCAATTTGATGACACTATTAAACCAG GATAAGCAGCTACCTGAAGAGTCAATTCATGACCTTGGGTGTGACCTTGTTAGAGCTTTGCT GTTTTTACACTCAAAGGGAATCATATACTGTGACTTGAAACCATCAAATATCTTGTTAGACGAGAATGGCCGTACAAAG CTCTGTGATTTTGGATTGGCGAGAAAATTGAGTGATATATCACAAATACCTTCTTCTTCA TTGCCACAAGCGAAACGCGGGACACCTTGTTATATGGCTCCTGAGCTTTTTGAAGAAGGGGGTGTCCATTCATATGCATCTGATTTCTGGGCCCTTGGGTGTGTACTGTATGAGTGCTATGCTGGGAGGCCTCCTTTTGTGGGTAGGGAATTTACTCAGCTAGTAAAATCCATTATCTCAGATCCAACTCCGGCTCTACCTGGAACTCCTAGCCGTTCTTTTGTCAATCTAATAAATTTTTTACTCATAAAGGATCCAGCAGAAAGAATACAGTGGCCTGAACTTTGTGGTCATGCTTTCTGGAGGACTAAGTTAACTTTAGTGCCTCTACCTCCTCAGCCTGCTTTTGATAATATGCTTGAGCAATATGCTCGGCCGTGTCTGTCGGAGCGCAATGGTGATAAATCTTCCCAAATCAGAACTCCTAAATCTTGCCAAAAGGATGTTAAAGGAACTTTTAAGCAGGATGAGAATACTATTTTAGGAGCAAACGGTCATGAGACTCCAGTCAAGGGTACACCTGGAAGCCGCAGAACTCAAGCAAAGGTTTCTGGCAGAGGGGTTGGTGAAAAGCAAAAGGATCCTTCTGGTGCCACGAGGGGTGTGAATCTTTTGAGGCTCTCAAGAATTGCAAAACAGAACCTGCAGAgggaaaatgagaaggaaaacTACCGCAGGCCAGTGTCTACTAATACTGAGAATGATTCTGAAGTCAAAATTGAGAACACGGACATGGAACTTGACTTTAATGAGAACACGGAAGATGACACACATGATGAATCTGATGGGTCTGATATCCAAGCTTGTCCACCCGACAACAAATTTTCAAGTCAGCACCAGGGTAAAATGGAAGAGATGGAAAACAACTTGAACCAATCAGATGCCCTGCCTGTGGTTAGTACACCTGCCTCAGATGAATCCGGAGTTCATGATCAGGAACCATCTCCCCAGAGTATTGAAATGGCTGCAATTCCACCCAGTGCTAGTCCTCAAATTAAAAATCAGAGATTTAAAGAAGGTTCAGGATCTGCAGTTGACTATGATTCTTCAAAATCTCCAAATAACCTTTCACAAGTTCTTTGGCATCCATCAGATCTCTCAGTCAGACCTGTGATGCCCAGCAGAAAATCTGACAAAAATTCGGAGGTAATTCCTTCTCTTCCCTTTGAGGCACTGCAAGCCTCTGACTTTGTGAAGATCTCTAAAGAGCAGTTGGATGCACTCAACAGTAAGATTATAGCCATTTTTAATGGGAACAGTAGCATTGGCGAGAAGCAGAATGTAATTAGATACCTTGAGATGTTAAGCAATAATGCTGATGCTGCAAATATCTTGACCAATGGACCTATCATGCTTCTGCTTGTTAAAATGCTCCGGTTGTCCAAGGCTTTGGCTTTGCGTGTCCAACTTGCTTCACTGGTTGGTTTGTTGATTAGACATTCTACTTTTATTCAAGATGATTTGGCAGATTCAGGAATTTTGGGTTCACTTGCTGATGGCCTCAGAGACAAGCAGGAAAAGGTGAGGAGGTTTTCAATGGCTGCTTTGGGTGAGTTGCTATTCTATATATCCACTCAAAGTGAGCATGCAGACAGCAATCCAGCAGAGTCTCCGTCAAAGGAAAGCCGGTCCACATCTGGGTGGCAG GTTTCAAATGCATTGCTTTCATTGGTGTCATCAATTTTACGAAAAGGAGAGGATGACTTAACTCAGTTATATGCATTGAGGACAATAGAAAATATTTGCAGTCAAGCAGGGCCGTGGGCAGCTCGTTTGACTAGCCAGGACATGATTAATAACCTGTGTTATTTATATAGGGCTGCTGGAAAGCAGGAGAGCATGAGGCTCACAGCAGGATCATGCTTGGTCCGTCTTGTTCGTTTTAACCCACCTAGCATTCAACCAGTAATAGAGAAGCTCTCCTTAAAGGACATAGCATCGGCACTTGTGAAGGGCAGCCTGCGTGAGCAGCAAATAAGCTTAAACCTCTTAAACATGGCCATGCTTGGAAGTCATGTGTTCACGAATGTTGGCAGGTACCTCCTCCCATTGATGGAGGATAAGAATCTTGTCCCAAGTCTTGTGTCTCTTATTGATCAGGGAAGTGAGGTTTTGAAGGGAAAGGCACTTGTTTTTGTTGCTCTTCTTTGTAAGAGCAGTAGGAGGTGGCTGCCACATTTTTTTTGCCACGCCAAGTTGCTTTCTGCAGTGGACAGGTTGGTGAAAGAGAAGGACCGTTATGTGCAGCAGTGTTTAGAGGCATCTGTGTGTGTTGTGGCGTCTGCTATACCCAGTTTACTGGATACTATTACTGGAGATATTCAGAAAATGATGGGAGGTAGGCGCCATGGGTATCAATCTCCCCTTAACAGTAGAGCTGCTCCAAAGACCAATGTTTATACGTTTCCCGTAGTTCTCCATCTTCTTCGAAGCTTGTCATTTAAGCGCAAAGTGGTTAATGAACAGGTCCTGCAGCAGTTGGCAAATCTAATGAAACTCGTGGAGACACCATTTCAG GGCAGGGATGACTTTCAGATTACCCTTCTCCGAATTCTTGAGTCTGTCTCAGAGGAGTCGCATGTGATTCTTGAAAGCCCTGACATTTTTATTCGTGAGGTTCTCCCCAGTTTGGCTGTTCTTTATAAGGGTAACAAGGATGGTGATGCCAGGTTTCTgtgcttgaaaattttgtttgacGTGATGGTAATTTTTTTGAATGAACAATCTGAAGATCAACAAAGGTCCAAAGAACTGGAATCCATATCCAATAAGAATTTTCTTCCTCTCTACCCTTCCTTGATTGAAGATGAAGATCCGATTCCCTTGTACGCACAGAAGCTTCTTGTGATGCTTATTGAATTTAATTACATCAAAATTGCAGACATTCTAAATCTTAAGATAGTCTCACAATGCTTTGAGTTTTTGCTCGGCGATCTTTCAAGTGCAAATGTGAACAATGTCATGCTATGTCTGGCTCTGACATCGGCACCTGAGATGGAAACCAAGTTACTTTCTCAACTGAAGGTAGTTAGGAAAATAGGAAACCTTCTAGAGTTTGTATATGCAAAGGATATGGAAGATTTTCTGGAACCAACCCTTGGCCTATGTAGGGCTTTCCTTGTACGGTCAGTGAGTGGTAGAAAAGGCTTCATCTATTCAAAAGAACCTGATCTTCTGGGTGATGCGTCTTCTGAGGCAAGTGGTGCTGATCAGCAACAAGGCATTAGAGATATCATGGACTTCGGCAGCAATGTTGGCGTCTTACTAGAGTTGAGTAGATCATATGGAGGAAATGTGGCAGATCTGGCCTCAGAATGCGTTGTCTTGTTGCTCAAGGCAGCTCCAAGGGAAGCCACTGCTGGTCTGCTAACTAATCTTCCAAAAGTTACTGCAGTCCTCGAGTCTTGGCGTAGGGGCGCATCTCACTTATTGGTGCTGCGCATGCTGCATGCCCTTGGTTATTCCTGTAGGCAATATTTGTTACACGCAATGATACTGTCGATATCTATACCCGAGATCTCAAGAATTGAAGGCATAGTTTCTGAGATTAAAAGTTCAGGTGTACATGTTTTAGCCACTGCTGCTTTCCATGTGGCTGTGGAGTTGCAACGGCTGCCTCGCTGCCTGTAA